In the genome of Cryptomeria japonica chromosome 8, Sugi_1.0, whole genome shotgun sequence, one region contains:
- the LOC131041617 gene encoding uncharacterized protein LOC131041617 isoform X1, with protein sequence MAMAKAKGVVAVVGVGPKLGRSIARRFAHEGYTVAILARDLDKLSRFADEIAREENAQVFAIRIDCSDAKSVREAFEGIHSLGFVEVLVYNVGMPMPWNPPKFTDIRLESFEKSITISAVGAFHCAQQILPGMVERRKGTILFTGAEVSIRGAAGLSELTCGKFALRGLSQCLAREFQPQGIHIAHIIIDGTIGFSRPKEANELQEHVLNPDAIAQTYWQLHIQDQSAWTQEVDLRSFSERF encoded by the exons ATGGCAATGGCCAAGGCCAAGGGTGTTGTCGCAGTGGTGGGCGTAGGTCCCAAGCTTGGCCGCTCAATTGCCAGGCGCTTTGCTCACGAAGGATACACAGTTGCAATTCTTGCACGAGATTTGG ATAAGCTTTCGAGGTTCGCAGATGAGATCGCCAGAGAAGAGAATGCGCAGGTTTTCGCCATCCGAATCGACTGCTCCGACGCCAAGAGTGTGCGGGAGGCCTTCGAGGGCATTCATTCTCTCGGCTTCGTCGAAGTTCTG GTGTACAACGTGGGCATGCCAATGCCATGGAATCCACCCAAGTTCACTGACATAAGGCTGGAGTCCTTTGAGAAATCCATCACTATTTCTGCGGTGGGAGCCTTCCACTGCGCCCAACAG ATCTTGCCTGGCATGGTGGAGAGAAGAAAAGGTACGATCCTTTTTACTGGTGCTGAAGTATCAATTAGAGGAGCAGCAGGGTTATCAGAACTGA CGTGTGGGAAGTTTGCTCTAAGGGGCCTTTCTCAGTGCCTTGCTCGAGAATTTCAACCACAAGGGATTCATATTGCCCACATTATTATAGATGGAACGATAGGATTTTCCAG GCCTAAGGAGGCCAATGAATTGCAGGAGCATGTTTTGAACCCAGATGCCATAGCTCAGACGTACTGGCAACTGCATATCCAGGACCAAAGTGCTTGGACCCAAGAGGTGGATCTCAGATCCTTTTCTGAGAGGTTTTGA
- the LOC131041617 gene encoding uncharacterized protein LOC131041617 isoform X4, which produces MAMAKAKGVVAVVGVGPKLGRSIARRFAHEGYTVAILARDLDKLSRFADEIAREENAQVFAIRIDCSDAKSVREAFEGIHSLGFVEVLVYNVGMPMPWNPPKFTDIRLESFEKSITISAVGAFHCAQQILPGMVERRKGTILFTGAEVSIRGAAGLSELTCGKFALRGLSQCLAREFQPQGIHIAHIIIDGTIGFSRN; this is translated from the exons ATGGCAATGGCCAAGGCCAAGGGTGTTGTCGCAGTGGTGGGCGTAGGTCCCAAGCTTGGCCGCTCAATTGCCAGGCGCTTTGCTCACGAAGGATACACAGTTGCAATTCTTGCACGAGATTTGG ATAAGCTTTCGAGGTTCGCAGATGAGATCGCCAGAGAAGAGAATGCGCAGGTTTTCGCCATCCGAATCGACTGCTCCGACGCCAAGAGTGTGCGGGAGGCCTTCGAGGGCATTCATTCTCTCGGCTTCGTCGAAGTTCTG GTGTACAACGTGGGCATGCCAATGCCATGGAATCCACCCAAGTTCACTGACATAAGGCTGGAGTCCTTTGAGAAATCCATCACTATTTCTGCGGTGGGAGCCTTCCACTGCGCCCAACAG ATCTTGCCTGGCATGGTGGAGAGAAGAAAAGGTACGATCCTTTTTACTGGTGCTGAAGTATCAATTAGAGGAGCAGCAGGGTTATCAGAACTGA CGTGTGGGAAGTTTGCTCTAAGGGGCCTTTCTCAGTGCCTTGCTCGAGAATTTCAACCACAAGGGATTCATATTGCCCACATTATTATAGATGGAACGATAGGATTTTCCAG
- the LOC131041617 gene encoding uncharacterized protein LOC131041617 isoform X3 produces the protein MAMAKAKGVVAVVGVGPKLGRSIARRFAHEGYTVAILARDLDKLSRFADEIAREENAQVFAIRIDCSDAKSVREAFEGIHSLGFVEVLVYNVGMPMPWNPPKFTDIRLESFEKSITISAVGAFHCAQQILPGMVERRKGTILFTGAEVSIRGAAGLSELTCGKFALRGLSQCLAREFQPQGIHIAHIIIDGTIGFSRSGTAYSLSIVSHLGQRRPSN, from the exons ATGGCAATGGCCAAGGCCAAGGGTGTTGTCGCAGTGGTGGGCGTAGGTCCCAAGCTTGGCCGCTCAATTGCCAGGCGCTTTGCTCACGAAGGATACACAGTTGCAATTCTTGCACGAGATTTGG ATAAGCTTTCGAGGTTCGCAGATGAGATCGCCAGAGAAGAGAATGCGCAGGTTTTCGCCATCCGAATCGACTGCTCCGACGCCAAGAGTGTGCGGGAGGCCTTCGAGGGCATTCATTCTCTCGGCTTCGTCGAAGTTCTG GTGTACAACGTGGGCATGCCAATGCCATGGAATCCACCCAAGTTCACTGACATAAGGCTGGAGTCCTTTGAGAAATCCATCACTATTTCTGCGGTGGGAGCCTTCCACTGCGCCCAACAG ATCTTGCCTGGCATGGTGGAGAGAAGAAAAGGTACGATCCTTTTTACTGGTGCTGAAGTATCAATTAGAGGAGCAGCAGGGTTATCAGAACTGA CGTGTGGGAAGTTTGCTCTAAGGGGCCTTTCTCAGTGCCTTGCTCGAGAATTTCAACCACAAGGGATTCATATTGCCCACATTATTATAGATGGAACGATAGGATTTTCCAG ATCCGGCACTGCATACAGCCTCTCCATTGTGTCTCATTTGGGCCAAAGAAGGCCAAGTAACTGA